The Thiomicrorhabdus aquaedulcis sequence TAAGGTTCGGTGCGTTCGGCGGCGTGGGTGGGTTGAGAAGCGTGCAAGGGTTGAGAGGGCAGAGAAGCATACTCAGCAGACAAGGCGGGTAACGCCCCAGCGGATTTTTTTTGCACCGTTTGGCTGTGGGCTTTTACGCCATTGTTTTTGGTAAATGGCGCATGGCCGGCCAATACCTGGTTGAGCCAGGTTTTTAAATCGTATTGCGCAAACAGCTCGGCCAAGCGCGTCATGTTGGGCGGTTGGCGGGTAATGTCGTGCAAATGCACGGGCAAATCGCAATCGGTTTTAATGGTGGTCAGTTGGCGCGATAACGCTAATTGGTCTAAATTATTGCGTAAATTTTCGCCAATTTTTCCGCCAATCATCGAGGCGTTTTCAACCAAGCGGTCAATGTTTTGAAACGAGTTAAGCCATTTGGCGGCGGTTTTAGGCCCGCAATTGGGAATGCCTGGAATGTTGTCTGAGGTGTCGCCCACCAGAGCTAAATAGTCAATAATTTGATTGGGGCGCACGCCGTATTTTTGCAACACCGATTCGGGCGTGGCCAAGGTGTCGTTCATGGTGTTAATGAGCGTAATGTGCTCGTTAACCAGTTGCGCCATGTCTTTGTCGCCGGTTGAAATTAAGGTGTCGTGCTGCGCCAAAGTGGCCTGATGCGCCAGCGTGCCCATCACATCGTCGGCTTCTACGCCGTCTATAATTAGCAGTGGCAACCCCAAGGCTTGCACAATTTGATGAATCGGCTCAATTTGACTGCGCAGTTCGTCGGGCATGGGCGGGCGGTGCGCTTTGTAGTCGGCGTACAGGTCGTGTCTAAAGTTTTTGCCTTTCGCGTCAAACACCACCGCCATTTTTTCAGGCTGATACTGCTCTAACAATTTACCCAACATATTAATGACCCCAAAAATTGCCCCAGTGGCTTGCCCTTGGCTATTGGTCAGCGGCGGCATAGCGTGAAACGCTCTAAACAGATACGACGAGCCATCCACCAAAATAAAAGGGCTGTTGGGGTTGGTAATAAGGTGTAAATTGGAATCCGTCATTTGTTGGCCTGTTATGGTAAAATTTGTGGCTTTATTTTACTCAAAAACCCACCGACTATTTCACCCCATTTAAGAGACTTTACGCTATGTCAGTCTATACTGTTGTTGATGAAACCCAATTAATCGCCTTTTTAAGCGATTACACCGTGGGCACGTTGCATTCGTTTGAAGGCATTAGCGCAGGCATTGAAAACACCAATTACTTTGTTAACACCCAAAAAGACGGCCAAATACAGCGTTTTGTGTTGACCATTTTTGAGCACCACAGCTTTGCCGAACTGCCCTATTTTTTAGACATTATGGCGTTTATGGCCGAGCATCAAATCCCGACCGCGCACCCAATTGCCAATCAACAAGGCGAGTATTTGCAAGCGCTGTATGGTAAACCGGCCGCTTTGGTAGAACGGTTGCAGGGTCAGGGCGTTGAACAACCGTCGGTGGTGCAGTGTGGCGTGATGGGCGAGCAGTTGGCGCGGTTTCACAACGCTGGGCAAGGCTATCAAGCCCAGCGCCACAACGACCGAGATTTAGAGTGGATGGACGCAACGTTTGAGCTGATTACGCCGTTTTTACCGCAAGACGAGGTGGAATTGATTGCCACCGAATTGGCATTTCAGGCCGATATTTGTTGGGAGACCTTGCCTCAAGGCGTGATTCACGCCGATCTGTTTTGCGATAACGCATTATTTGATGGAGACCAATTGTCGGGCATTATTGATCTGTATTACGCCTGCAACGCGGCGCTGTTGTACGACTTGGCGGTGATGGTCAACGACTGGTGTCGAATCAATTCATCCAATCCGGCCGACATTGAATTTGATGAGCAAAAACAGACGCACATGCTTAACGCGTACCAAGCTCAACGCTCACTCAGTCCGGCAGAGCACCAGGCCTGGTCGGCCGCATTGCGCATGGCGGCGTTGCGCTTTTTCTTGTCACGCTTAAAAGACAAACACATGCCGCGCGAAGGTGAGATGACGCAAATAAAAGACCCTAATGTGTTTAAAGCGGTGTTGTTATTGCGTCGTCAAGGGTCGGCGGTTTAATCGCTTACACCGTATTTACGCGATTTGCCACACCAACAGCCGATTGTTTTGCGGCATGGCGTGGTCTTGGCAAAGCGTTAAGCCAGCGTGCTGCGCTAATTGGTTGCACCATTCAAAGTCTTTAATGCCGCTGTGCGGATTGCGCTCTTTTAACCATGCGTCAAACGCGGCGTTGCTGGGGCTGGTAAATTGGTTGTGTTGGTTAAACGGCCCGTAAATAAGCACTTTGGCTTTTGGGCTTAAAGCCAATGGCAGGTGTTTAAAAAACTGCTCTACCGCGTGGTGGTCCATAATGTGAAAACTGTTGGCGCTGTACACGGCATCAAAACGGCCGCTTGGCCAAGGGGTTTGCGTTACGTCTAAGACCAATGGTGGTTTTACATTGGGTAAATTGGCGTGCATTAACCACTGTTTAATTCCAGCGTGATGAGCGATTAAATCAGATGTTTGCCAGGTAAGATGCGGTAAATGTTGCGCAAAATACACGGCATGCTGTCCTGTTCCCGAACCAATTTCTAACACCGATTGTGCCTGCGTCAGCAGGGGTGCAATGTGCTCTAAAATAACCTGTTTGTTTTCATCGCACGATGCACTGTACGGTTTTTGCTGGGTCATACGGTTGCATTCTCACATTAAAATCGAGTCGGATTGTTGAGTTGGATCATAGCTTCATTGAGTTTTTGTTTTAAATAATGGCCGTAAAAATCGTACGCACCCGAAAACAGCGGAGTGGTTAAAAACTCGCCTTGCGCATCTAAAAACACCATGGCCGGCAAACTGGTCACGTTAAACAAGGTTTGGTATTCGGCGTTGGGCAGGGGTTGAGCGTAAAAATCGATTATCTCACCTGGGGTGTTCACCTCAAGTTCTCTAAAAATAACCTTATCATCAAACTCACCGCTGGCCAGCAGCGGGTAAATGGCTTGCTCTTTTAACGCCAAACCCGATTTAACCCCTTTGTGTACCAATAACACGGCAATGGGTAAATTATGAGTTTTGGCACTGCGCGCGTCGGCGTAAAAGTTGCTGGCCAAAGGCATGTCGGTGGCCGCATTAACCGCCAGAAACGGCCACAACAGCATACTAAAAAACAAACTGTTTGCGGCTAATTTAGCCTTTTTAATCAACATGGTAAGACCCTTTAAAGCACGATAATAATCTTTAATTTAAGTTGACCAGGCCTGGTCAACTTAAGGCAACTTAAGTTTGCTTATTGGCCTTTATTAAACGCCACAATGGCCATTAGTTCGGCGTATTG is a genomic window containing:
- a CDS encoding homoserine kinase, encoding MSVYTVVDETQLIAFLSDYTVGTLHSFEGISAGIENTNYFVNTQKDGQIQRFVLTIFEHHSFAELPYFLDIMAFMAEHQIPTAHPIANQQGEYLQALYGKPAALVERLQGQGVEQPSVVQCGVMGEQLARFHNAGQGYQAQRHNDRDLEWMDATFELITPFLPQDEVELIATELAFQADICWETLPQGVIHADLFCDNALFDGDQLSGIIDLYYACNAALLYDLAVMVNDWCRINSSNPADIEFDEQKQTHMLNAYQAQRSLSPAEHQAWSAALRMAALRFFLSRLKDKHMPREGEMTQIKDPNVFKAVLLLRRQGSAV
- a CDS encoding DUF938 domain-containing protein, whose translation is MTQQKPYSASCDENKQVILEHIAPLLTQAQSVLEIGSGTGQHAVYFAQHLPHLTWQTSDLIAHHAGIKQWLMHANLPNVKPPLVLDVTQTPWPSGRFDAVYSANSFHIMDHHAVEQFFKHLPLALSPKAKVLIYGPFNQHNQFTSPSNAAFDAWLKERNPHSGIKDFEWCNQLAQHAGLTLCQDHAMPQNNRLLVWQIA